The region CTAATACCGCTGACGTCTTGGAATTCTGCACTAGCTATGGGGAAGTTCCGAAAAGGAGAAGGATATGCGTTTCGGACTTGCGAAAATCTGTCTTGCCGTTGCGGTCCTGTCGCTCTCGGCCGCAGCTGGCTTTGCCCATCACGGTTGGAGATGGACCACGGGCGACAATATCGAACTCACCGGAGTGATCACCGAAGCCAAGCTGGGAAATCCCCACGGTGTGGTGAAGGTGGATGCCGAAGGCGAGATATGGACGGTGGAAGTCGGACAGCCCTGGCG is a window of Roseibium salinum DNA encoding:
- a CDS encoding DUF6152 family protein, which gives rise to MRFGLAKICLAVAVLSLSAAAGFAHHGWRWTTGDNIELTGVITEAKLGNPHGVVKVDAEGEIWTVEVGQPWRNERAGLKDGDLAPGTEATFIGEPSADIAERLMKAENIIIGGQEYPLYPDRD